A region from the Candidatus Limnocylindrales bacterium genome encodes:
- the nuoE gene encoding NADH-quinone oxidoreductase subunit NuoE, translating to MSQQATTTKAQSTGPVAFSPQALAEYQEILTHYPERRAALMTVLWLAQREFGWISPQVEEYIARLMDLPRAWVEGVVSFYTMYYRRPMGRYHLQVCTNLSCYLRGAEDIYNAISQRLDISHGQTTPDGKFSLDRVECLGSCGTAPMLQLGDRFHENLTVAQVLEMLDKLERGEKL from the coding sequence ATGTCGCAGCAGGCAACGACCACCAAGGCGCAGTCCACCGGACCCGTCGCGTTCTCTCCGCAGGCGCTGGCCGAGTATCAGGAGATCCTGACGCATTATCCGGAACGGCGCGCGGCGCTGATGACGGTGCTTTGGCTGGCGCAGCGCGAGTTCGGCTGGATCAGCCCGCAGGTCGAGGAGTACATCGCCAGGCTCATGGATCTGCCGCGTGCGTGGGTCGAGGGCGTGGTCAGCTTCTACACGATGTACTACCGGCGTCCGATGGGGCGGTACCACCTGCAGGTCTGCACCAACCTGTCCTGCTACCTGCGCGGCGCCGAGGACATCTACAACGCGATCTCGCAGCGCCTCGACATCAGCCATGGACAGACGACCCCGGACGGCAAATTCTCGCTCGACCGCGTCGAGTGCCTCGGCTCCTGCGGCACGGCGCCGATGCTGCAGCTCGGCGACCGTTTCCACGAAAACCTGACGGTGGCGCAGGTCCTCGAGATGCTCGACAAGCTCGAGCGCGGCGAAAAGCTCTAG
- a CDS encoding NADH-quinone oxidoreductase subunit C, translated as MALDASELAARIARGVDASAARPFETRESPGIEVASASVAEVLRFLRDELGYELFVDITAVDYEALHGTIEIIYIVRSLKDAGKVVVKAVLDARDPHVPTAAGIFAGANWAEREVFDMFGVRFDGHPDLRRILMYPEFEGHPLRKSYAYQHRQSLVPERDPIAEPWPRRRAVPAPSQK; from the coding sequence ATGGCGCTAGACGCTTCCGAGCTCGCGGCGCGCATCGCACGCGGCGTCGACGCATCGGCCGCGCGGCCTTTCGAGACGCGGGAGTCGCCGGGCATCGAGGTCGCCTCGGCCAGCGTTGCCGAGGTACTGCGCTTCCTGCGCGACGAGCTCGGCTACGAGCTCTTCGTCGACATCACGGCGGTCGACTACGAGGCGCTGCACGGAACGATCGAGATCATCTACATAGTCCGGTCGTTGAAGGACGCGGGCAAGGTGGTGGTCAAGGCAGTGCTGGACGCGCGTGATCCGCACGTTCCCACGGCCGCCGGCATTTTCGCGGGCGCCAACTGGGCCGAGCGCGAGGTGTTCGACATGTTCGGCGTGCGTTTCGACGGCCATCCCGACCTGCGCCGCATCCTCATGTACCCGGAATTCGAAGGGCACCCGTTGCGCAAGAGCTACGCCTACCAGCATCGCCAGTCGCTGGTGCCCGAGCGAGATCCGATTGCGGAGCCCTGGCCGCGACGCAGAGCCGTTCCTGCGCCGTCGCAGAAGTGA
- a CDS encoding phosphotransferase — MDGAGKAHAFTSEVAARHWPGASVERIAPLRGDASTRSYLRAWLSGGADRGAPASVVIMVLQDSAVAMSSEELSVYGAGGPKELPFVNVARFLSRHTDALPVLYGVAPDSSLIVLEDVGDVPLWDAARSGDAQELFGSALDQIAALQARAVDDGSGCYAFTQAFDERLFTWEFEHFLEFGLGAAPSSLIEASRRELHCVAQRLDRLPRVFAHRDYHAWNIHYWQGRLRFIDFQDALQAPALYDVASLLTDRMTPELIVPALADRLVLRFYEQQTAGRLGSFEETRASYMLLALQRVLKVVGRFNYLADVKGKPAYRAMLPVVCSTARQLLACADGVTATAELFALAARDGTDAGIGAAQ, encoded by the coding sequence ATGGATGGTGCGGGAAAGGCACACGCTTTCACGAGCGAGGTCGCCGCGAGGCACTGGCCGGGTGCCTCGGTCGAGCGCATCGCGCCATTGCGCGGCGATGCCTCCACTCGCAGCTATCTGCGCGCCTGGCTGAGCGGCGGCGCGGACCGGGGCGCGCCCGCCAGCGTCGTCATCATGGTCCTGCAGGACTCGGCGGTGGCGATGTCGTCGGAGGAGCTGTCGGTTTACGGCGCGGGTGGTCCCAAGGAGCTGCCTTTCGTCAACGTCGCGCGCTTCCTGTCGCGCCACACGGATGCATTACCCGTGCTTTACGGAGTGGCGCCGGATTCTTCTCTGATCGTGCTCGAAGACGTCGGCGACGTGCCGCTGTGGGACGCCGCCCGCAGCGGAGATGCGCAGGAGCTGTTCGGCAGCGCGCTCGACCAGATCGCCGCGCTGCAGGCGCGTGCGGTGGACGACGGCAGCGGCTGCTACGCCTTCACGCAGGCCTTCGACGAGCGGCTCTTCACGTGGGAGTTCGAGCATTTCCTCGAGTTCGGCCTCGGCGCGGCGCCGTCGTCGCTGATCGAGGCCAGCCGCCGCGAGCTTCATTGCGTCGCGCAGCGCCTCGACCGTCTTCCGCGCGTCTTCGCCCACCGCGACTACCACGCCTGGAACATCCACTACTGGCAGGGGCGCCTGCGCTTCATCGACTTCCAGGACGCGCTGCAGGCGCCGGCGCTCTACGACGTCGCCTCGCTCCTGACCGACCGCATGACGCCCGAGCTGATCGTGCCGGCGCTCGCCGACCGGCTCGTGCTGCGATTCTACGAGCAGCAGACGGCCGGGCGCCTGGGCAGCTTCGAGGAGACTCGCGCCAGCTACATGCTGCTGGCGCTGCAGCGCGTGCTGAAGGTCGTCGGCCGCTTCAACTACCTGGCCGACGTCAAGGGCAAGCCGGCGTATCGAGCCATGCTGCCGGTGGTGTGCTCGACGGCACGACAGCTGCTGGCCTGCGCCGATGGCGTGACGGCCACCGCCGAGCTGTTCGCTCTGGCGGCCCGTGACGGCACCGATGCCGGCATCGGTGCCGCGCAGTGA
- a CDS encoding NADH-quinone oxidoreductase subunit D, with translation MSSENVNKEDETTLADPLSEVMELQMGPSHPACHGTIKFNLKLDGENIMVLDTEVGYLHRGFEKMVEQGTWGQAIPYTDRLNYASPLINNFIFCETVERLCGITVPERASYLRVILSECSRIADHLTCLGMGATELGAFSAGFYMNEARELLYNLNSCVTGARVTVSYGRVGGLARDVPEDFERMVRDAMKRTDEVLGDAEKLLERNRIFTDRMVGIGIMSQETAKSFGITGPMLRATGIAYDLRKAAPYMVYDRLDFDVPVGTKGDNFDRFAVRFEEVKQSMRIIDQALKQLPGGPIIVDNPLYVLPDKKDVYTNIEGLMNHFKIVIEGIRVPAGEIYFAGEGANGELGFYIVSDGSGRPYRVRVRPPCFYGMASLESMAKGHMVSDLVAIFGMVNMIGGECDR, from the coding sequence ATGAGCAGCGAGAACGTGAACAAGGAAGACGAGACGACGCTGGCCGATCCGCTCTCCGAGGTGATGGAGCTGCAGATGGGGCCGTCGCATCCGGCCTGTCACGGCACCATCAAGTTCAACCTGAAGCTGGACGGCGAGAACATCATGGTTCTCGACACCGAGGTCGGCTACCTGCACCGCGGATTCGAGAAGATGGTGGAGCAGGGAACCTGGGGCCAGGCGATTCCGTACACCGACCGGCTGAACTACGCCTCGCCGCTGATCAACAACTTCATCTTCTGCGAGACCGTCGAGCGCCTGTGCGGCATCACCGTGCCCGAGCGCGCGTCCTACCTGCGCGTGATCCTGTCGGAATGCTCTCGCATCGCCGATCATCTGACCTGCCTCGGCATGGGCGCCACCGAGCTCGGCGCCTTCAGCGCCGGCTTCTACATGAACGAGGCTCGCGAGCTGCTCTACAACCTCAATTCCTGCGTCACCGGAGCGCGCGTCACGGTCAGCTACGGCCGCGTCGGCGGATTGGCCCGCGACGTCCCCGAGGACTTCGAGCGGATGGTGCGCGACGCGATGAAGCGCACCGACGAGGTGCTGGGCGACGCGGAGAAGCTGCTCGAGCGCAACCGCATCTTCACCGATCGCATGGTCGGCATCGGCATCATGTCGCAGGAGACGGCCAAGAGCTTCGGCATCACCGGCCCCATGCTGCGCGCCACCGGGATCGCGTACGATCTGCGCAAGGCCGCGCCCTACATGGTCTACGACCGTCTCGACTTCGACGTGCCCGTGGGCACCAAGGGCGACAACTTCGACCGCTTCGCGGTCCGCTTCGAGGAAGTGAAGCAGTCGATGCGCATCATCGACCAGGCGCTGAAGCAGCTTCCGGGCGGGCCGATCATCGTCGACAACCCGCTCTACGTCCTGCCCGACAAGAAGGATGTCTACACGAACATCGAAGGGCTGATGAACCACTTCAAGATCGTCATCGAGGGCATTCGCGTGCCGGCCGGTGAGATCTATTTCGCGGGTGAGGGCGCCAACGGCGAGCTGGGCTTCTACATCGTCAGCGACGGCAGCGGACGGCCCTACCGCGTGCGCGTGCGGCCGCCGTGCTTCTACGGAATGGCTTCACTGGAGAGCATGGCCAAGGGCCACATGGTCTCCGACCTCGTCGCGATCTTCGGAATGGTCAACATGATCGGCGGAGAGTGCGACCGCTGA
- a CDS encoding patatin-like phospholipase family protein, translated as MGITIIQKSDLSTRKRNPKVALVLAGGAVTGGAFKLGGLKALDDFLINRKTTDFDLYVGLSAGALLSAPLAAGVAPSETLRALDGSSNIVSRFLPRHFYQPNYEELARKPVAFVADLALYVPRTLSRMIGSSPHLVEKLRPAVRLFQRNPSLATFQDVAAPVVQELLAGRIPMPQDYLPSGLFDNSNIELYLRENFERNGIPNDFKSFHEQVGKELYICAMNLDTAEQVVFGHNTDSSATISQAIQASTALPGFYKPARINGIDYVDGGVRRTANLDVAIEHGADLIICYNPFRPFSNRVHRRYDIDKGEWVSEGTPIADSGMVGVINQVFRTLLHTRLQYGLREYQNNDQFHGDIIVVEPADTDVHMFGMNPLALWDGPRAGRRGYTSVTHSIDTHYDIIKQILGSYGILMTRREVRAGLEKMNRGSFGESSAEVLLRDVPRRNLGVA; from the coding sequence ATGGGCATCACCATCATCCAGAAGAGCGACCTCTCGACCCGCAAGCGAAATCCGAAGGTCGCGCTGGTGCTTGCCGGTGGTGCAGTCACCGGCGGCGCTTTCAAGCTCGGTGGCCTGAAGGCGCTCGACGACTTCCTGATCAACCGCAAGACCACCGACTTCGATCTCTACGTGGGCCTGAGCGCCGGCGCGCTCCTGTCGGCCCCTCTGGCCGCGGGCGTGGCCCCGTCCGAAACGCTGCGGGCCCTCGACGGCAGTTCCAACATCGTCTCCCGGTTCCTGCCTCGCCATTTCTACCAGCCCAACTACGAAGAGCTCGCGCGCAAGCCGGTCGCGTTCGTGGCCGACCTGGCGTTGTACGTGCCGCGCACGCTCTCGCGCATGATCGGCAGTTCGCCGCATCTGGTGGAGAAGCTGCGGCCGGCAGTGCGGCTGTTCCAGAGGAACCCGTCCCTGGCGACCTTCCAGGACGTGGCGGCACCGGTCGTGCAGGAGCTTCTGGCCGGCCGCATCCCGATGCCGCAGGACTACCTGCCCTCGGGCCTGTTCGACAACAGCAACATCGAGCTGTACCTGCGCGAGAACTTCGAGCGCAATGGAATCCCGAACGATTTCAAATCCTTCCACGAGCAGGTCGGCAAGGAGCTGTACATCTGCGCGATGAACCTGGACACGGCCGAACAGGTCGTCTTCGGGCACAACACGGATTCGTCGGCGACGATCTCCCAGGCCATCCAGGCCTCGACGGCGCTGCCGGGCTTCTACAAGCCCGCGCGCATCAACGGCATCGACTACGTGGACGGTGGCGTGCGCCGCACGGCCAATCTCGACGTAGCCATCGAGCACGGCGCCGACCTGATCATCTGCTACAACCCGTTCCGGCCCTTCTCCAATCGCGTGCATCGGCGCTATGACATCGACAAGGGGGAATGGGTCAGCGAGGGCACGCCCATCGCCGACTCGGGCATGGTCGGCGTGATCAATCAGGTCTTCCGGACCCTGCTCCACACGCGCCTGCAATACGGACTGCGCGAGTACCAGAACAACGACCAGTTCCACGGCGACATCATCGTGGTGGAGCCGGCCGACACCGACGTGCACATGTTCGGGATGAACCCGCTGGCCCTCTGGGATGGCCCGCGCGCCGGCCGTCGCGGCTACACGTCGGTGACGCATTCCATCGACACCCACTACGACATCATCAAGCAGATCCTCGGCTCGTACGGGATTCTGATGACGCGCCGCGAAGTGCGGGCAGGCCTGGAGAAGATGAACCGCGGCAGCTTTGGCGAGAGCAGCGCCGAGGTCCTGCTGCGCGACGTGCCGCGACGCAACCTCGGCGTGGCCTAG
- a CDS encoding NADH-quinone oxidoreductase subunit J, with product MSALLFYPLAALAVAGALGVVLARNPVRSALSLVVTLFFLAVFYVFLQAHLVAALQIIVYAGAVMVLFLFVITLLNLESDHGINERPALSAAGFVAGAIVAVLLVKALLDSTVPGGRGVVLDEAFGTTKVLARQLFSEYLVAFELTSILLLVAVVGAVVLAKRTVEEDARDNARMMAAAEHETDEKNRMIAAHEAAHSHLDHGHAPHSGHGHVHAPAGGHR from the coding sequence GTGAGCGCGCTCCTGTTCTACCCGCTGGCGGCCCTGGCCGTGGCCGGCGCGCTCGGCGTCGTGCTGGCGCGCAACCCGGTGCGCAGCGCGCTGTCGCTGGTGGTCACGCTGTTCTTCCTGGCCGTCTTCTACGTGTTCCTGCAGGCGCACCTGGTCGCGGCGCTGCAGATCATCGTCTACGCCGGCGCCGTCATGGTGCTGTTCCTGTTCGTGATCACGCTGCTCAACCTGGAGTCCGACCACGGCATCAACGAGCGGCCTGCGCTTTCGGCTGCCGGCTTCGTGGCCGGCGCCATCGTCGCCGTTCTTCTGGTCAAGGCGCTCCTCGACAGCACCGTGCCGGGCGGGCGTGGCGTCGTGCTCGATGAAGCGTTCGGCACCACGAAGGTTCTCGCGCGCCAGCTCTTCTCCGAGTACCTCGTCGCGTTCGAGCTGACCTCGATCCTGCTGCTGGTGGCGGTGGTCGGCGCGGTGGTGCTCGCCAAGCGCACGGTGGAAGAGGACGCGCGCGACAACGCCCGCATGATGGCCGCCGCCGAGCACGAGACCGACGAGAAGAACCGCATGATCGCCGCGCACGAGGCGGCGCACAGCCACCTCGACCACGGCCACGCGCCGCACTCCGGGCACGGCCACGTGCACGCGCCCGCCGGAGGGCATCGCTGA
- the nuoK gene encoding NADH-quinone oxidoreductase subunit NuoK: MPVAARRDGRVETVLMVGTAHYLALSALLFAIGAIGVVVRRNVIIIFMSVELMLNAANLAFVAGANSLGTMGGQSIVFFVMTVAAAEAAVGLAVILALFRNRQTVAADEIALLRG, from the coding sequence ATGCCCGTGGCCGCCCGCCGCGACGGCAGAGTGGAGACCGTGCTGATGGTCGGCACCGCGCACTACCTGGCGCTCAGCGCGCTGCTGTTCGCCATCGGCGCCATCGGCGTGGTCGTGCGCCGCAACGTCATCATCATCTTCATGTCGGTCGAACTGATGCTGAACGCGGCCAACCTGGCGTTCGTTGCCGGTGCCAACAGCCTCGGCACCATGGGCGGCCAGTCCATCGTCTTCTTCGTCATGACCGTGGCCGCGGCCGAGGCCGCCGTCGGCCTGGCCGTCATCCTGGCCCTGTTCCGCAATCGTCAGACGGTGGCGGCCGACGAGATCGCCCTTCTGCGAGGCTAG
- a CDS encoding complex I subunit 1 family protein, with protein sequence MDWLIGGIKSLVVLFMVLNVSAFLLWIERKGSALIQNRIGANRANILGVMPFNLGFVNTLMADPLKLFTKEDFVPEKADKLVHSLAPFLSLFPAVITFAAVPFGDTIEIGGRVIELQAVSIDVGILYISAMVSMSVYGVVLSGWASNNRWALLGSIRGSAQMISYELAMGISIVSMILLYGTLDLQEMVRAQGALLFGFLPAWGVFYQPVAFIILLVAGIAESKRVPFDLPEAESELIAGYYTEYSGGKQAAFMLSDFAEIVMVSGLVATLFFGGWQVPYIGKEGSGSPIEIGGLLLTALQLGAFTIKVLFFCWLQILVRWTVPRFRYDQLMSLGWKAMMPIALVNMIVTALVILIVEQSQ encoded by the coding sequence ATGGACTGGCTCATCGGCGGCATAAAGTCTCTTGTGGTGCTCTTCATGGTGCTGAACGTTTCGGCGTTCCTGCTGTGGATCGAGCGCAAGGGCAGCGCGCTCATCCAGAACCGCATCGGCGCCAACCGCGCCAACATCCTCGGCGTGATGCCGTTCAACCTCGGCTTCGTGAACACGCTGATGGCTGATCCGCTCAAGCTCTTCACCAAGGAAGACTTCGTGCCGGAGAAGGCCGACAAGCTGGTGCACTCGCTGGCCCCGTTCCTGTCGCTGTTCCCCGCCGTCATCACGTTCGCCGCTGTGCCCTTCGGCGACACCATCGAAATCGGCGGTCGCGTGATCGAGCTGCAGGCGGTGAGCATCGACGTCGGCATCCTCTACATCTCGGCGATGGTTTCGATGAGCGTCTACGGAGTGGTGCTGTCGGGGTGGGCCTCCAACAACCGCTGGGCGCTGCTGGGCAGCATCCGCGGCAGCGCGCAGATGATCTCGTACGAGCTGGCCATGGGCATCTCCATCGTCAGCATGATCCTGCTCTACGGCACGCTCGATCTTCAGGAGATGGTGCGGGCGCAGGGCGCCCTGCTCTTCGGCTTCCTGCCGGCGTGGGGCGTCTTCTACCAGCCGGTCGCGTTCATCATCCTTCTGGTGGCCGGCATCGCCGAGTCCAAGCGCGTTCCCTTCGATCTTCCCGAGGCCGAGTCCGAGCTGATCGCCGGCTACTACACCGAGTACTCGGGCGGCAAGCAGGCGGCGTTCATGCTGTCGGATTTCGCCGAGATCGTGATGGTCTCGGGCCTGGTGGCCACGCTGTTCTTCGGCGGCTGGCAGGTCCCGTACATCGGCAAGGAAGGCTCGGGCAGCCCCATCGAGATTGGCGGCCTGCTGCTGACCGCGCTGCAGCTGGGCGCGTTCACGATCAAGGTGCTGTTCTTCTGCTGGCTGCAGATCCTGGTGCGCTGGACCGTGCCGCGCTTCCGCTACGACCAGCTGATGAGCCTTGGCTGGAAGGCGATGATGCCGATCGCGCTGGTCAACATGATCGTGACGGCGCTCGTCATCCTGATCGTGGAGCAGTCGCAGTGA
- a CDS encoding NADH-quinone oxidoreductase subunit A — MSDYISVLLTLVLGAVIVGVMCNLNRLLGPRVKTAIKGETFECGNDPSGPGWGRFSIKFYMVAILFIVFDVEVVFMYPWAAIYRELGLFGFVEMAIFVTILAVGYVYAWRKGALEWR; from the coding sequence ATGTCCGACTACATCTCCGTCCTGCTCACGCTGGTGCTTGGCGCCGTGATCGTCGGCGTCATGTGCAACCTGAACCGCCTGCTCGGCCCCCGCGTCAAGACGGCGATCAAGGGGGAGACCTTCGAATGCGGCAACGATCCCAGCGGACCGGGCTGGGGCCGTTTCTCCATCAAGTTCTACATGGTGGCCATCCTCTTCATCGTCTTCGATGTGGAGGTCGTCTTCATGTACCCGTGGGCGGCGATCTACCGGGAGCTGGGGCTGTTCGGGTTCGTGGAAATGGCCATTTTCGTCACGATCCTGGCCGTCGGCTACGTCTACGCGTGGCGCAAGGGAGCGCTGGAATGGCGCTAG
- a CDS encoding nucleotidyltransferase family protein: MSNEIRAMVLAAGRGERLRPLTDTVPKPLVNVGGKPLIEYALECVASAGIGRVVVNLHHLGDQIRDHLGDGARFGLAIDYSPENPLQDTGGGIRDARRLLGDCTFVTLNSDTIVDVDLRAVIDFHLARRAAATLVLQKHDRMEQFGLIRTEPDGRIGAFLQHVRPNAQHPLEPFMYTGVQVLEPVVFDYMPPSEPFSITRVTYPQMLVAEQPMYGYRFDGTWITVGTPQELAEAAALLGMRSGGAWTTQSVEM, encoded by the coding sequence ATGAGCAACGAGATCCGCGCCATGGTGCTGGCCGCGGGACGCGGTGAGCGCCTGCGGCCCCTCACCGACACGGTGCCCAAGCCTCTGGTCAACGTCGGTGGCAAGCCGCTGATCGAGTATGCGCTCGAGTGCGTGGCGAGCGCCGGCATCGGTCGCGTCGTCGTCAATCTCCACCACCTCGGCGATCAGATTCGCGACCATCTCGGCGACGGGGCGCGCTTCGGGCTGGCCATCGACTACAGCCCGGAGAATCCGCTGCAGGACACCGGCGGCGGCATCCGCGACGCCAGACGCCTTCTCGGCGATTGCACGTTCGTCACTCTCAACTCCGACACGATCGTCGACGTCGATCTGCGCGCAGTGATCGATTTCCACCTGGCGCGGCGCGCCGCCGCTACGCTGGTGCTGCAAAAGCATGATCGCATGGAGCAGTTCGGGCTGATCCGCACCGAGCCCGACGGGCGCATTGGAGCGTTCCTGCAGCACGTCCGCCCGAACGCGCAGCACCCCCTGGAGCCCTTCATGTACACGGGAGTGCAGGTTCTGGAGCCGGTGGTGTTCGACTACATGCCGCCCTCCGAGCCGTTCTCGATCACCCGCGTGACCTACCCGCAGATGCTGGTCGCCGAGCAGCCTATGTATGGATACCGCTTCGACGGCACCTGGATCACCGTCGGCACGCCGCAGGAGCTCGCCGAAGCCGCAGCGCTGCTGGGGATGCGCAGTGGTGGGGCCTGGACAACGCAGAGCGTCGAAATGTAA